In Streptomyces sp. NBC_00878, a single window of DNA contains:
- a CDS encoding GNAT family N-acetyltransferase has protein sequence MPIDPLVVRAHGLWEHLAQVPVSFAHPGGVNVVVSSRSGLCPVGWVGVVALGGSAIVTAPSDSAARIVRDALGRLPVEAVVDSALVREALPVARVLGPAAPSYVSAAGFRPAETGALAVEQLSAAHPDLRSLERVTGHEDAGEAALDEITSPAFIVREHGQVVAAAGYRAWPRRTAHIGVLTAPQARGRGLARVTGSAAVAHALAVGLLPQWRARPPASRRVAAALGFDELGSQLSIEIA, from the coding sequence ATGCCGATTGATCCGTTGGTGGTCCGAGCCCATGGGCTCTGGGAGCACCTGGCCCAGGTGCCGGTGTCGTTCGCTCACCCGGGCGGTGTGAACGTGGTGGTCTCCTCGCGGTCCGGGCTGTGCCCGGTTGGCTGGGTCGGAGTGGTTGCTCTGGGCGGATCGGCGATTGTGACCGCGCCGAGTGACAGTGCTGCCCGGATCGTCCGTGACGCACTGGGGAGACTGCCGGTGGAGGCCGTTGTGGACAGCGCTTTGGTCCGGGAGGCCCTTCCGGTCGCTCGGGTGCTCGGGCCGGCGGCGCCGTCATATGTGTCCGCAGCGGGATTCCGGCCGGCGGAGACTGGCGCGTTGGCGGTGGAGCAACTGTCAGCCGCTCATCCGGATTTGCGGAGCTTGGAGCGGGTGACTGGTCATGAAGACGCTGGTGAGGCTGCTCTGGACGAGATTACGTCTCCCGCGTTCATTGTCCGCGAGCATGGCCAGGTGGTTGCTGCTGCGGGATATCGGGCCTGGCCGAGGCGGACGGCCCATATCGGCGTACTGACGGCGCCACAAGCACGCGGGCGAGGACTGGCACGGGTGACGGGCTCAGCGGCGGTCGCCCATGCTCTCGCTGTCGGGCTGCTCCCGCAGTGGCGCGCGCGGCCTCCCGCCTCCCGGCGTGTCGCGGCCGCATTGGGCTTCGACGAGCTGGGCTCCCAACTCAGCATCGAGATCGCTTAG
- a CDS encoding helix-turn-helix transcriptional regulator: MDDLAGFLRTRRSRVDPAAVGIPTDSRRRVEGLRREEVAHLSGVSVDYYVRLEQGRATQPSEQVLDALARVLGLDETERGHLYRLARQRRRRAKAPGGRVRPELLRVLGLVADAPALIMDHRLDVLAGNRLAGLLYGRPMPGLNTARHIFLEEAERGLYADWEKCTLDVVGHLRLAAGKYPEDPRLASLIGELAMGSERFRRLWARADVRARAHGRKAYRHPLVGLLELHQENFALPDESGMELLVLSAAPGSPAEDGLRLLAGLGADSGDALPTVNAQVRE, from the coding sequence ATGGACGATCTTGCGGGCTTCCTGCGCACCCGGCGTTCCCGGGTCGACCCGGCGGCCGTCGGCATCCCCACCGACAGCCGCCGCCGCGTCGAAGGGCTGCGCCGCGAAGAGGTCGCGCACCTGTCCGGAGTCAGCGTCGACTACTACGTACGCCTGGAGCAGGGGCGCGCGACCCAGCCCTCCGAGCAGGTCCTCGACGCGCTCGCCCGGGTCCTCGGCCTCGACGAGACCGAACGCGGGCACCTCTACCGGCTCGCCCGGCAGCGCCGCCGCCGCGCGAAGGCGCCGGGCGGGCGGGTCCGGCCGGAGCTGCTGCGCGTCCTCGGCCTGGTCGCCGACGCACCCGCGCTGATCATGGACCACCGCCTGGACGTGCTCGCCGGGAACCGCCTCGCCGGGCTCCTCTACGGCCGGCCGATGCCGGGCCTGAACACCGCCCGGCACATCTTCCTTGAGGAGGCCGAGCGCGGCCTTTACGCGGACTGGGAGAAATGCACCCTCGACGTGGTCGGGCACCTGCGCCTGGCCGCCGGCAAATACCCCGAGGACCCCCGCCTGGCCTCGCTCATCGGCGAGTTGGCTATGGGCAGCGAGCGCTTCCGCCGCCTCTGGGCCCGCGCGGACGTGCGCGCCCGCGCACATGGACGCAAGGCGTACCGGCACCCGCTGGTCGGACTGCTGGAGCTGCACCAGGAGAACTTCGCCCTGCCGGACGAATCAGGCATGGAGCTGCTGGTGCTGTCCGCGGCCCCCGGCAGCCCCGCCGAGGACGGGCTGCGCCTGCTCGCGGGCCTGGGCGCGGACAGCGGTGACGCGCTTCCCACAGTGAACGCTCAGGTCCGCGAGTAG
- a CDS encoding NAD(P)H-dependent oxidoreductase: MKTLIVYAHPEPKSLNSSLKDLAVSTLESAGHEVRVSDLYAMNWKAVVDAADYGPDASSPLKVALDSGRAFDAGTLTPDVLAEQEKLLWADTIIFQFPLWWYTMPAILKGWVDRVFTYHFAYGVGEHSDTKYGERFGEGTLAGRKALLSVTAGGPESHYAARGINGPIDDLLFPIHHGILYYPGIEVLPPFVQYSTDRMTGEDYPDIAKAWEQRLLTLESTEPIAFRRQNFGDYEIPSLHLKEGLEPAGRTGFGLHVRG; this comes from the coding sequence ATGAAGACGCTGATCGTCTACGCCCACCCGGAGCCGAAGTCGCTCAACAGCTCGCTGAAGGACCTCGCGGTGTCCACGTTGGAGAGCGCCGGGCACGAGGTACGGGTGAGCGATCTGTACGCGATGAACTGGAAGGCGGTCGTGGACGCCGCGGACTACGGCCCCGACGCCTCAAGTCCGCTGAAGGTCGCCCTGGACTCGGGCCGGGCCTTCGACGCCGGGACACTCACCCCGGACGTCCTCGCCGAGCAGGAGAAGCTGCTGTGGGCCGACACGATCATCTTCCAGTTCCCGCTGTGGTGGTACACGATGCCCGCGATCCTCAAAGGCTGGGTGGACCGGGTGTTCACCTACCACTTCGCGTACGGCGTCGGCGAGCACAGCGACACCAAGTACGGTGAGCGCTTCGGCGAAGGCACCCTCGCGGGCAGGAAGGCTCTGCTGTCGGTGACCGCCGGCGGCCCGGAGTCGCATTACGCCGCTCGCGGGATCAACGGCCCCATCGACGATCTGCTGTTCCCGATCCACCACGGCATCCTCTACTACCCGGGCATCGAGGTGCTGCCGCCCTTCGTGCAGTACAGCACCGACCGGATGACCGGCGAGGACTACCCGGACATCGCCAAGGCCTGGGAACAGCGCCTGCTCACCCTGGAGTCGACCGAGCCGATCGCGTTCCGGCGGCAGAACTTCGGCGACTACGAGATCCCCTCGCTGCACCTGAAGGAGGGACTGGAGCCCGCGGGCCGCACGGGTTTCGGCCTACATGTGCGCGGCTAA
- a CDS encoding Type 1 glutamine amidotransferase-like domain-containing protein, producing the protein MKLLLTDSGIKNASIQDALVDLLGKPITESNALCIPTAGYGAPDADPDGPWRFISGRSPSPMTELGWKSVGVLELTALPSIDTARWVSWVREADVLLVNGGDALYLCHWMRESGLAGLLPSLPDTVYVGLSAGSMVMTPRIGQDFVGWKPPTGGDSTLGLVDFSIFPHLDHPACPENTMAAAERWAAQIAGPAYATDEQTAIKVADGAIEVVSEGHWKLFNPTS; encoded by the coding sequence ATGAAGCTTCTCCTCACCGACTCCGGTATCAAGAACGCGAGCATCCAGGACGCGTTGGTCGACCTCCTGGGTAAGCCGATCACCGAGTCCAACGCCCTCTGCATCCCCACCGCAGGGTACGGGGCCCCCGACGCCGATCCGGACGGGCCCTGGCGATTCATCAGCGGACGATCCCCCAGCCCCATGACCGAGCTGGGGTGGAAGTCGGTGGGCGTGCTGGAACTCACCGCGCTGCCCAGCATCGACACAGCACGCTGGGTCTCCTGGGTCCGGGAGGCCGACGTCCTGCTGGTCAATGGCGGCGACGCGCTGTACCTGTGCCACTGGATGCGGGAATCCGGGCTGGCTGGGCTCCTGCCGTCGCTGCCCGACACGGTCTACGTGGGACTCAGCGCCGGGAGCATGGTGATGACCCCCCGCATCGGGCAGGACTTCGTGGGCTGGAAGCCGCCCACCGGAGGCGACAGCACGCTGGGCCTGGTTGATTTTTCGATCTTCCCGCACCTGGATCATCCGGCTTGTCCGGAAAACACCATGGCCGCGGCAGAACGATGGGCGGCCCAGATCGCGGGTCCGGCGTACGCGACTGACGAGCAGACCGCCATCAAGGTGGCCGACGGCGCCATCGAAGTGGTCTCCGAGGGCCACTGGAAGTTGTTCAACCCGACCTCATGA
- a CDS encoding GNAT family N-acetyltransferase, translated as MTPANEADTVHLRAFTEGDLAFLDRLCTDPDALGEFEWPGFSDPRARRKRWETDGYISAESAAVAVVRADDTVIGIATWKPRGFPSGVTYEIGVGVLPEHRGQGVGTVAQKLLVDYLLDRTTANRIEALTNGGNVSEQKALERLGFRREGVMRGRSFQHGEYVDVLVYGLLRSETVPEPHEHSPNLLRARLEKAS; from the coding sequence ATGACTCCAGCGAATGAAGCGGACACAGTCCACTTACGGGCGTTCACCGAGGGCGACCTCGCCTTCCTCGATCGCCTCTGCACGGATCCCGATGCGCTCGGCGAGTTCGAGTGGCCCGGATTCAGTGATCCGAGGGCACGCCGCAAGCGGTGGGAGACCGACGGGTACATCTCCGCCGAATCCGCGGCGGTTGCGGTCGTTCGGGCCGACGATACGGTCATCGGCATCGCCACTTGGAAGCCCCGCGGTTTCCCGTCGGGTGTCACCTACGAGATCGGCGTGGGGGTCCTACCCGAGCATCGTGGACAAGGGGTGGGTACGGTGGCGCAGAAGCTGCTTGTGGACTACCTGTTGGACCGCACGACTGCGAACCGAATCGAAGCCCTCACCAATGGCGGCAACGTCAGCGAGCAGAAGGCCCTCGAACGCCTAGGGTTCCGTCGGGAAGGGGTCATGCGCGGTAGATCCTTCCAGCACGGCGAGTACGTCGATGTGCTTGTCTACGGCCTACTCCGCTCAGAGACCGTCCCGGAACCCCATGAGCATTCTCCAAACCTGCTCCGTGCGAGGTTGGAAAAGGCTTCCTGA
- a CDS encoding PadR family transcriptional regulator has protein sequence MRSHGEEYGPGFGPGEGRGRGHGGPGHPGRGGFEGRRSAFGPFGPGFGGPGFGPGPWGGRGGRGGPRGRARRGDVRASILALLKDRPMHGYEMIQEIAERSGGAWKPSPGSVYPTLQLLEDEGLISSATEGGKKLFSLTDAGRVAADEGPDAPWEDAGRGVDWEALSDIRQAGFGLMEAFGQVWKTGSKEQREKALSVINDARKKLYLILADED, from the coding sequence ATGCGTTCCCATGGAGAGGAATACGGACCGGGGTTCGGCCCCGGTGAAGGACGTGGACGTGGACACGGCGGACCCGGACACCCCGGTCGGGGTGGCTTCGAGGGGCGGCGTTCCGCCTTCGGTCCCTTCGGGCCCGGTTTCGGTGGTCCCGGCTTCGGCCCGGGCCCCTGGGGCGGGCGCGGAGGCCGGGGCGGACCGCGTGGCAGGGCGCGGCGCGGCGATGTACGCGCGTCGATCCTGGCCCTGCTCAAGGACCGGCCGATGCACGGCTACGAGATGATCCAGGAGATCGCCGAGCGCAGTGGCGGGGCATGGAAGCCCAGCCCCGGCTCGGTGTACCCCACGCTTCAGCTTCTGGAGGACGAGGGCCTGATCAGCAGTGCGACCGAGGGTGGCAAGAAACTGTTCTCGCTCACCGACGCCGGTCGTGTCGCGGCCGACGAGGGCCCCGACGCGCCCTGGGAGGACGCCGGGCGTGGGGTCGACTGGGAGGCGCTGAGCGACATCCGGCAGGCCGGCTTCGGTCTGATGGAGGCGTTCGGGCAGGTCTGGAAGACCGGCAGCAAGGAGCAGCGCGAGAAGGCGCTGTCCGTCATCAACGACGCGCGCAAGAAGCTGTATCTGATCCTCGCCGACGAGGACTGA
- a CDS encoding IS4 family transposase, translating into MGELTQIVPFEMVDAALTETGAVQQRLRKIPARVVVYLLLAAALFEDCGYLAVWRKFTAALEAIPVAKVTGTALWDARTRLGVRPMRTLFDLLRGPATAIRTAGARFKGLLTVAIDGTCLDVPDSPLHQARLGKSTNQYATSGYPQICLTALVACGTRAVLDAAFGPRSSGETVYGKRLTRSLHAGMIVLLDRGFSSNTFLAAVAATEAAFLARVSATRKPPVLAYYDDGSYLSRFGALEIRIIECEITITTSQGRQRGLYRLATNLLDYHRYPASDLVSLYHERWEVESAHFAIKKSMLGRRVLRSKTWAGIAQEVYALLSAYQVLRIAMADATETTPGADPDRASFSVALRSARDQIVQAAGIIADTVIDLVGTIGRAVLDQLMPTRRLRISPRAVKRPLSRYAYKSLKVDRRTYTATLSINILTPTTSP; encoded by the coding sequence CTGGGGGAACTCACCCAGATCGTCCCGTTCGAGATGGTCGATGCGGCCCTCACCGAGACCGGTGCCGTCCAGCAACGACTGCGAAAGATCCCTGCCCGGGTGGTGGTCTACCTGTTGCTGGCCGCAGCCCTGTTCGAGGACTGTGGCTATCTGGCCGTCTGGCGCAAGTTCACCGCAGCCCTGGAGGCAATACCGGTCGCGAAGGTCACCGGCACGGCGCTCTGGGACGCCCGGACCCGTCTGGGTGTCCGCCCCATGCGGACCCTGTTCGACCTGCTGCGTGGGCCGGCCACGGCGATCCGCACAGCCGGTGCCCGCTTCAAGGGCCTGCTGACCGTCGCGATCGACGGCACCTGCCTCGATGTCCCCGACAGCCCGCTGCACCAGGCCCGCCTGGGCAAGAGCACCAACCAGTACGCGACCTCCGGCTACCCGCAGATCTGCCTGACCGCGCTGGTGGCCTGCGGCACCCGCGCCGTCCTGGACGCCGCCTTCGGCCCCCGGTCCAGCGGCGAGACCGTCTACGGCAAGCGACTCACGCGCTCCCTCCACGCCGGAATGATCGTCCTGCTGGACCGGGGCTTCTCCAGCAATACGTTCCTGGCCGCCGTCGCCGCCACCGAGGCCGCCTTCCTGGCCCGCGTCTCGGCCACCCGCAAGCCCCCGGTCCTGGCCTACTACGACGACGGCTCCTACCTCTCCCGCTTCGGCGCCCTGGAGATCCGCATCATCGAGTGCGAGATCACCATCACCACCAGCCAGGGCCGTCAGAGAGGGCTCTACCGACTGGCCACCAACCTCCTTGACTACCACCGATACCCGGCATCCGACCTGGTCAGCCTGTATCACGAGCGGTGGGAAGTGGAGTCCGCCCACTTCGCGATCAAGAAGTCGATGCTGGGCCGACGGGTCCTGCGCTCGAAGACCTGGGCCGGCATTGCCCAGGAGGTTTACGCCTTGCTGAGTGCCTACCAGGTCCTGCGGATCGCGATGGCCGACGCCACTGAGACCACACCCGGAGCGGACCCGGACCGGGCCAGTTTCAGCGTCGCACTCCGATCTGCCCGCGATCAGATCGTCCAGGCCGCAGGAATTATCGCCGACACCGTGATCGACCTCGTCGGAACGATCGGCCGTGCCGTCCTGGACCAGCTCATGCCCACCCGCCGCCTCCGCATCAGCCCCCGCGCAGTGAAACGACCCCTGTCCCGATACGCGTACAAGAGCCTCAAGGTCGACCGGCGCACCTACACAGCCACCCTCAGCATCAACATCTTGACGCCGACGACCAGTCCGTAA
- a CDS encoding SRPBCC family protein, with the protein MAEVSAEARIEAPAEKVWAQLTDFSSYGEWNSTHTSFPKGGPETLEVGGTFEENMKLMGFPAEVNWTIEELKAARTLAIRGKGPMAVTVATRYTLTPDGEGTTVRIDGEFTGAAVSLMAGKLKDSATAALHESLRKLGGLVA; encoded by the coding sequence ATGGCCGAAGTCAGCGCGGAAGCACGGATAGAGGCGCCCGCCGAGAAGGTCTGGGCGCAGCTCACGGACTTCTCCTCGTACGGCGAGTGGAACTCCACCCACACCAGCTTCCCGAAGGGCGGGCCCGAGACGCTCGAAGTCGGCGGCACCTTCGAGGAGAACATGAAGCTGATGGGTTTCCCCGCCGAGGTCAACTGGACCATCGAGGAGCTGAAGGCCGCCCGCACGCTCGCGATCCGGGGCAAGGGCCCGATGGCCGTGACCGTCGCCACGCGCTACACGCTGACCCCCGACGGCGAGGGCACGACCGTCCGTATCGACGGCGAGTTCACGGGTGCCGCCGTCTCACTGATGGCGGGCAAGCTGAAGGACTCGGCGACGGCGGCCCTGCACGAGTCCCTGCGCAAACTGGGCGGACTGGTCGCCTAG
- a CDS encoding Clp protease N-terminal domain-containing protein encodes MQSRTPHQRAAGHDPLRVDIEARLSEELAAVVIGARRRALRDGDRQIDTAHLLHTLLESAPEVRAPFDSDSQVARLLGYLVQRSIGYGLRWQSSVEDSGAIPTVTEDGWSPVAVGALEVAYERALRRGDERAGAVDLLAAIVAEPESRAVEVLGRAGVDVAALLARIDAAAGQGIEA; translated from the coding sequence GTGCAATCCCGTACTCCCCACCAGCGCGCAGCCGGGCATGACCCGCTCCGCGTGGACATCGAGGCCCGGCTCAGTGAGGAGCTGGCAGCGGTGGTCATCGGTGCGCGCAGACGGGCGCTGCGGGACGGGGACCGGCAGATCGACACGGCCCATCTGCTGCACACCCTCCTGGAGTCCGCCCCCGAGGTGCGCGCGCCCTTCGACAGTGACTCGCAGGTCGCCCGGCTGCTCGGCTACCTCGTCCAGCGCAGCATCGGCTACGGGCTCCGCTGGCAGAGCTCCGTCGAGGACTCCGGCGCCATACCGACCGTGACCGAGGACGGGTGGTCGCCGGTGGCGGTGGGCGCCCTGGAGGTCGCGTACGAGCGCGCCCTGCGACGGGGCGACGAACGCGCGGGCGCCGTCGACCTGCTCGCGGCGATCGTCGCCGAACCCGAGTCGCGGGCGGTGGAGGTGCTGGGCCGCGCCGGAGTCGACGTAGCGGCGCTGCTGGCGCGGATCGACGCCGCGGCGGGGCAGGGCATCGAGGCCTGA
- a CDS encoding DMT family transporter gives MPVHTSESSQGNRGRGFGLGLALASAVAFGGSGVAAKPLIEAGLDPLHVVWLRVAGAALVMLPLAVRHRGLVRRRPALLAGFGLLAVTGIQAFYFASISRIPVGVALLVEYLAPALVLGWVRFVQGRPVTRAAALGVVLAVGGLACVVEVWSGLSFDVLGLLLALGAACCQVGYFVLSDQGSDAGAGAPDPLGVIAYGLLVGALVLTVVARPWGMDWSVLGGTAEMDGTAVAAYLLLSWIVLIATVIAYVTGVQAVRRLSPQVAGVVACLEAVIATVLAWVLLGEHLSAPQIIGGAVVLCGAFIAQSSAPAKASQTPVVGGTGDAERELLARGSGV, from the coding sequence GTGCCGGTGCATACGTCTGAGAGCAGTCAGGGCAACCGCGGGAGGGGCTTCGGGCTGGGCCTCGCGCTCGCGTCGGCGGTCGCCTTCGGCGGATCCGGCGTCGCGGCCAAGCCGTTGATCGAGGCGGGGCTCGATCCGCTGCACGTGGTGTGGCTGCGGGTCGCCGGCGCCGCACTGGTGATGCTGCCGCTGGCCGTGCGTCACCGGGGGCTGGTGCGCAGGCGGCCCGCGCTGCTCGCCGGGTTCGGGCTGCTCGCCGTGACTGGCATCCAGGCCTTCTACTTCGCCTCGATCTCACGCATCCCCGTCGGTGTCGCGCTGCTCGTCGAATACCTCGCGCCTGCGCTGGTCCTCGGCTGGGTGCGGTTCGTGCAGGGGCGGCCGGTGACCCGTGCCGCGGCCCTCGGCGTCGTCCTCGCCGTCGGCGGGCTCGCCTGTGTCGTCGAGGTGTGGTCGGGGCTCAGCTTCGACGTCCTCGGGCTGCTGCTCGCGCTCGGCGCCGCCTGCTGTCAGGTCGGCTACTTCGTCCTGTCCGACCAGGGCAGCGACGCGGGCGCGGGGGCCCCGGATCCGCTCGGCGTCATCGCGTACGGACTGCTGGTCGGCGCGCTCGTCCTGACGGTCGTGGCGCGGCCGTGGGGCATGGACTGGTCGGTGCTCGGTGGCACTGCGGAGATGGACGGCACCGCGGTCGCGGCCTATCTGCTGCTGAGCTGGATCGTGCTGATCGCGACCGTCATCGCCTACGTGACCGGCGTACAGGCTGTGCGCAGGCTCTCGCCGCAGGTGGCAGGCGTCGTGGCCTGTCTGGAAGCGGTCATCGCGACCGTGCTGGCCTGGGTCCTGCTCGGTGAGCACCTGTCGGCGCCGCAGATCATCGGCGGCGCGGTGGTCCTGTGCGGCGCCTTCATCGCGCAGTCGTCCGCGCCTGCCAAGGCCTCTCAGACGCCGGTGGTGGGCGGCACCGGCGACGCCGAAAGGGAGTTGTTGGCGCGGGGCAGCGGCGTCTAG
- a CDS encoding DMT family transporter, with translation MSHAVSGLPIGRGLLYLTVAGAAWGTAGAVASLVYRASDMGPVALSFWRCAGGLALLLAVRSLRRRPRPTARPLLRTRLLRTGATGVGLAVFQTAYFAAVEATGLAVATVVTLGAGPVLIALGARLTMRERLGRAGYAAVAGALAGLAVLVLGSGGAAVRPWGVALAVVAAAGYSVMTLLTRWWGRDGGTDGSSTTVGAFAVTALCLLPFGIAEGLVPHTDEPARVVALVVFIAAVPTALAYALYFAGAAVVRSATVSVIMLLEPVSAAVLAVALLGERLTAATVAGTLLMLGSVAGLALAEARGAGTPRKARVEDQALL, from the coding sequence GTGTCGCATGCTGTTTCCGGCCTGCCCATTGGGCGAGGCCTCCTCTATCTGACCGTCGCCGGCGCCGCCTGGGGCACTGCGGGCGCGGTCGCCTCACTCGTCTACCGCGCCAGCGACATGGGCCCCGTCGCCCTGTCCTTCTGGCGCTGCGCGGGCGGCCTCGCCCTGCTGCTCGCCGTCCGGTCGCTGCGGCGCCGGCCACGCCCCACCGCACGACCGCTCCTTCGTACGCGGCTGCTGCGGACCGGAGCCACAGGCGTGGGGCTCGCGGTCTTCCAGACCGCGTACTTCGCCGCGGTCGAAGCCACCGGACTCGCCGTGGCCACCGTCGTCACCCTCGGCGCCGGTCCCGTGCTCATCGCGCTCGGCGCGCGGCTGACCATGAGGGAACGACTCGGGCGCGCCGGATACGCCGCCGTCGCCGGGGCGCTTGCCGGGCTCGCGGTGCTCGTGCTGGGCAGCGGTGGTGCGGCGGTCCGGCCGTGGGGTGTCGCGCTCGCGGTCGTGGCCGCTGCCGGGTACTCGGTGATGACGCTCCTGACCCGTTGGTGGGGGCGCGACGGTGGCACCGACGGGTCCTCCACCACCGTGGGGGCGTTCGCCGTCACGGCCCTGTGTCTGCTGCCGTTCGGGATCGCCGAGGGGCTGGTGCCGCACACCGACGAACCCGCCCGGGTCGTCGCGCTGGTGGTGTTCATCGCCGCGGTTCCGACAGCTCTCGCCTACGCCCTGTACTTCGCGGGCGCGGCCGTCGTCCGCTCCGCCACCGTCTCCGTGATCATGCTTCTCGAACCGGTGAGCGCGGCGGTCCTGGCCGTCGCTCTGCTCGGCGAGCGACTGACGGCGGCCACGGTCGCGGGCACGCTGTTGATGCTCGGGTCGGTCGCGGGGCTCGCGCTCGCGGAGGCACGGGGTGCGGGGACCCCGAGGAAGGCTCGCGTGGAGGATCAGGCTCTGCTCTGA
- a CDS encoding pyridoxamine 5'-phosphate oxidase family protein — MTETATPHPATYTPTDRTVPTRSRERAAYDHEMVHSILDEGYVCHLGFVRDGAPVVLPTLYGRVGERLYLHGSTGSRPLRMAGQADPGLPVCLTVTHVDGLVLARSAFHHSINYRSVVVHGIAHKVTDLDEKREALDAVVDHVVPGRSYDSRPANAKELAATAVLRLDLAEVSAKLRTGGPNDEPEDLGLPHWTGVLPLRKGYDIPVPAADLAPGIEIPDYLATL; from the coding sequence ATGACGGAGACGGCCACCCCGCACCCCGCCACCTACACCCCGACCGACCGCACCGTCCCCACCCGCTCCAGGGAGCGTGCCGCGTACGACCACGAGATGGTGCACTCGATCCTCGACGAGGGGTACGTCTGCCATCTGGGCTTCGTGCGCGACGGGGCGCCGGTCGTGCTGCCCACGCTGTACGGGCGGGTCGGCGAGCGTCTCTACCTGCACGGCTCGACGGGTTCGCGCCCCCTGCGGATGGCTGGACAGGCCGACCCCGGCCTGCCGGTCTGCCTCACCGTCACGCACGTCGACGGACTGGTGCTGGCCCGCTCGGCCTTCCACCACTCGATCAACTACCGCTCCGTGGTGGTGCACGGCATCGCGCACAAGGTGACCGACCTCGACGAGAAGCGGGAGGCCCTGGACGCCGTGGTCGACCACGTGGTGCCGGGCCGCTCGTACGACTCCCGGCCCGCCAACGCCAAGGAGCTGGCCGCCACCGCCGTGCTCCGCCTGGACCTCGCCGAGGTCTCCGCCAAGCTGCGCACGGGCGGCCCGAACGACGAGCCCGAGGACCTCGGCCTGCCCCACTGGACCGGAGTCCTCCCGCTCCGCAAGGGATACGACATCCCGGTCCCCGCGGCCGACCTCGCCCCCGGAATAGAGATCCCCGACTACCTGGCGACCCTCTGA
- a CDS encoding aminotransferase class I/II-fold pyridoxal phosphate-dependent enzyme, whose product MLGEYRIEGKRAAEIAASVERAVGSGELQPGQLLPPMRELAGELGVNPNTVAAAYRTLRERGVIETAGRRGSRVRSKPVTTVREISRLDVPPGVRNLSDGNPDTALLPSLVEVFAVAAAHADRKPVLYGEAAVEPELARLARAELDADGVPDGPLVVTSGSLDAIERVLAVHLRAGDRVAVEDPGWRSVLDLIPALGLRAVPVGVDDEGPLPDDVRAALEGGARALIVTDRAQNPTGAAVSATRARALRSVLAEYPQTLLVEDDHGHRIVDLPLHPLAGVTRHWAFMRSVAKAYGPDLRLAVLTGDSVTVDRVQGRQRLGPGWVSRLLQRAVAGLWAGGAVDTRAVAAVYRRRRDALIDALAERGIEAYGRSGMNVWVPVPDETGAVARLLHAGWAVAPGARFRMSAPPGLRITVSTLAPDEVEAVADAVAAAVGAAPARRYV is encoded by the coding sequence GTGCTAGGAGAGTATCGGATCGAAGGCAAGCGCGCAGCCGAGATTGCGGCCAGCGTCGAGCGGGCGGTGGGTTCGGGGGAGTTGCAGCCGGGCCAACTGCTGCCGCCGATGCGGGAGTTGGCGGGCGAGCTCGGGGTGAATCCCAATACCGTCGCGGCCGCCTATCGCACCCTGCGTGAACGCGGGGTCATCGAGACCGCGGGCCGGCGCGGCAGTCGCGTACGGTCCAAGCCGGTGACGACCGTTCGGGAGATCTCCCGCCTGGATGTGCCGCCAGGGGTGCGGAACCTGTCCGACGGCAATCCGGATACCGCCCTGCTGCCCTCGCTCGTCGAGGTGTTCGCGGTGGCCGCGGCGCACGCGGACCGGAAACCGGTGCTCTACGGAGAGGCCGCCGTGGAGCCGGAGTTGGCGCGGCTCGCGCGTGCGGAACTGGACGCGGACGGCGTGCCGGACGGGCCGCTCGTGGTCACCTCGGGGTCGCTCGACGCCATCGAACGGGTGCTGGCCGTCCACCTCAGGGCCGGTGACAGGGTCGCCGTCGAGGATCCGGGCTGGCGCAGTGTGCTCGATCTGATCCCGGCGCTCGGGTTGCGCGCCGTTCCGGTCGGCGTCGACGACGAGGGGCCGCTGCCCGACGACGTACGAGCCGCGCTGGAGGGCGGAGCGCGGGCCCTGATCGTCACGGACCGCGCGCAGAACCCGACCGGCGCCGCGGTGAGCGCCACGCGCGCGCGTGCCCTGCGTTCCGTGCTGGCCGAGTACCCGCAGACCCTGCTCGTCGAGGACGACCATGGGCATCGCATCGTCGACCTGCCCCTGCATCCGCTGGCCGGCGTGACCAGGCACTGGGCGTTCATGCGCTCGGTCGCCAAGGCGTACGGGCCCGATCTGCGACTTGCCGTGCTCACCGGCGACTCGGTCACCGTCGACCGTGTGCAGGGGCGGCAGCGGTTGGGGCCCGGGTGGGTGAGCCGGCTGTTGCAACGGGCCGTGGCGGGGCTGTGGGCCGGTGGGGCGGTGGACACGCGGGCCGTGGCGGCGGTGTACAGGCGGCGGCGGGACGCGTTGATCGACGCGCTCGCGGAGCGCGGCATCGAGGCGTACGGACGCAGCGGGATGAATGTGTGGGTGCCCGTGCCGGACGAGACCGGGGCCGTCGCGCGGCTCCTGCACGCGGGCTGGGCCGTCGCGCCGGGTGCCCGCTTCCGGATGAGCGCGCCACCAGGGCTGCGGATCACTGTCTCGACGCTCGCTCCGGACGAGGTCGAGGCGGTGGCGGACGCGGTCGCCGCGGCGGTCGGGGCGGCGCCCGCGCGGCGTTATGTCTGA